The Vagococcus penaei genome includes the window GGAAGGTATTGCTCAACTAGCTAATCAACTTGGTGGCTTAGATGGCTTAGTCTGTAATGCTGGTATTAATGGGACTTGGGCACCAATAGAAACTTTAAAAATCGAAGACTGGCACCGAACAATCGATACAAATTTAACGAGTACATTTGTATCATTAAAAGCCGCCATCCCCTTAATGAAAGATGATGGGGGAAGTATTGTCATTACTAGTTCAATTAATGGTAATCGAATTTATAATAATTTTGGTGCTAGTGCTTATAGTACGTCTAAAGCCGGACAAGTATCGTTGATGAAAATGGCCGCTTTAGAATTGGCACGATGTAATATTAGAGTTAATGCTGTGTGTCCAGGTGCGATTGAGACACCGATTAATAGTAAAACAATTATTGAGAAAGAAACTGAAGAAGTTCAAATTAAAGTGGAGTTTCCAGAAGGTGACCGCCCGTTAAAAGCGGACACAGGACAACCAGAACAGGTAGCAAATGTCATTGCTTTTTTAATTTCTTCACAATCAGGTAATGTTTCAGGTACTGAAGTCTATGTTGATGGTGCAGAATCGTTATTATAACAATTTTTTAATTAATTTAACTACTAGATGCTATTATTCTAGT containing:
- a CDS encoding SDR family oxidoreductase, which gives rise to MMDIRNKRVVITGAGSGIGRATALKFAELGAVVGLIDINEQGLDDIVKEIYRHNGEAYYEVVDVMDEERLMEGIAQLANQLGGLDGLVCNAGINGTWAPIETLKIEDWHRTIDTNLTSTFVSLKAAIPLMKDDGGSIVITSSINGNRIYNNFGASAYSTSKAGQVSLMKMAALELARCNIRVNAVCPGAIETPINSKTIIEKETEEVQIKVEFPEGDRPLKADTGQPEQVANVIAFLISSQSGNVSGTEVYVDGAESLL